TTCGCCGCAGCGGTGATCGCTGTGGCGCTGGCCCTGATGTCCGTGTTCAGCAACACCTCCTCTCCCCTGACAAATCTGGCCAATACCATTGCCTCCCCCTTTCGCTCGGCGTATACGGCAGTGGCGGAGTGGTTTAACGACAAGCAAAAATACTATCAGGACTACACCGGCCTGGAGGAGGAAAACGCCCGCCTGCGTCAGCAGATTGCGTCGATGGAGGCGGAAATCCGTCAGGCCCGGGACGACAGCGCCGAAAACGAACGGCTGAAGGAGCTTCTCGGTCTTCAGGAGGAGCGGTCGGATCTGACGGAGGACATTGTTCTGGCCACGATTACGGAGCACGCCGTCACCAACTGGGCCGCTACGCTGACCATCAGCCGCGGCACCAATGACGGCCTGGAAGTGGGAGACTGTGTGATCGACGAGACCGGCGCGCTGGTGGGCACCATCAGCGCGGTGGGCACCAACTGGGCCACGATTCTGACGCTGGTGGACACAGACACCTCTCTGGGCGCTCAGGTGTTCCGCACCGGAGACCTGGGGGTGGCCCAGGGCGATTTCTCCTTGATGGGGGAAAACCGGCTGCGGCTGGACTATTTGCCCGCCGACTGCGACCTGCTGGGCGGTGATTTGGTTGTCACCAGCGGACTTGGGGGCTTTTTCCCCGCGGGGCTGGTGATCGGTTCTGTGGAGGAGCTTCAAATGGACGACTCCGGCGCCTCCTCCTATGCAATTTTGGCCCCGGCCGTGGACTTTTCCTCCTTGCAGCAGGTGGTGGTCATCCGTTCCTTTGACGCCTCCAACTGACTTTGCTTTTGCCGGAGGTTTCACGTGAAACATGGTAAAGGAGGTCCGCCATGCTGGCCCGCAATGAAATTATGATCAAGTGGTCTTTATACGCGGCCGCCGCCGCGCTGTGCCTGCTGGCACAGGGGGCCATCTTTCAGCGTATCACCCTTTGGGGGGTGATTCCCTTTCTCTATCCTCTGCTGGCGGTCATTCCCGCCACATATGAGTCTCCGGTGGCCGGCACCGTCTTCGCCCTGTGCGTCGGCGTGGTGTGTGACCTGCTTCTGCCGGGCTCCCCTCCCTGCCTCTATACGCTGATGTTCCCCCTGGCGGGCCTGTGCGCGTCTCTCCTGTCCCAGAGCGTTCTGCCCGCGGGGTACCTCTGCTCGCTGGTGGGAACCGCCGCCGCCTTTATCCTGACGGATGGGTTCCGCTGCTTTTTGCTGTGGATGGAGGGGCGGAGCGCTTGGCAGTCCGGCGCCTATTTGATGCTGCGGGAATTCTGCGTCACCGCTCCTCTGGTATTCCCGGCCACCGCGCTCTTTCGGGCCGTGGCCCGGAAGGTCCACCGCCTGTACGACTGATTAAAAGGAGTTTCCATGAGAGAAAACCGTTCCCGTCGCCTGCTGGCTCTGGCCGGAATCTTGGGCGCTGTTCTTCTGGTATATCTGGGCGTTTTGTACAATATCCAGGTCAACGAACACGAGGAGTATCTGGCAAAGTCCATCCACTCCATTGCCCAGGAGGAGACCATTGAGGCCTCCCGCGGCGTCATTACCGATCGCAAGGGCCGGGTTTTAGTCTCCAACCGCTCCGTCTACAATTTGAGTTTTGACTCCAGCCTTTTGAAAACGGGGCAAGACCAGAACGAGGCAATTCTTCGACTTCTGGAGCTGTGCCAGGACCAGGGAAGAACCTGGTCGGATTCCCTGCCCATTTCCCGCCAAGCCCCCTACTCCTATACCCTGGACACCCTCTCGGATTCCAA
This genomic window from Pusillibacter faecalis contains:
- the mreC gene encoding rod shape-determining protein MreC, which encodes MKNFLKNNGLWVLFAAAVIAVALALMSVFSNTSSPLTNLANTIASPFRSAYTAVAEWFNDKQKYYQDYTGLEEENARLRQQIASMEAEIRQARDDSAENERLKELLGLQEERSDLTEDIVLATITEHAVTNWAATLTISRGTNDGLEVGDCVIDETGALVGTISAVGTNWATILTLVDTDTSLGAQVFRTGDLGVAQGDFSLMGENRLRLDYLPADCDLLGGDLVVTSGLGGFFPAGLVIGSVEELQMDDSGASSYAILAPAVDFSSLQQVVVIRSFDASN